A stretch of the Candidatus Hydrogenedentota bacterium genome encodes the following:
- a CDS encoding putative CRISPR-associated protein, translating into MTTYLCTVGTSASQALVPSLPGGPRRLTAALVAEIGGVEAAFNALWPEMAKFDHNNDHDLRARLSAEIHALVRLGAQPGDRVRLLHSDTDDGEVCARLVQAYLKRRMNLDDTGLDRVAGLQVDNAALFRREGVPNLLRVVMAEGDRCGWTGLVLNATGGFKAAIPYMTLAGMFFAVDVAYIFDNGRELIRVPRLPVDFDTARLAPFLAALDRMEAEGAISERDFWGATPFEERRHFDCLIETDGSGLATLSAVGILVRERLAARNPNTPLRLYLSLKAWDDFQRAPRDWNTAAFLRQIKSRAVMDRFAHRLADGSLWLKPGNTSDRYRVEQEGDRLLVYRIMAHDEYEKMNGAPWSRAAHEPFIRFDISE; encoded by the coding sequence ATGACCACCTATCTCTGCACTGTCGGCACCTCGGCGTCCCAAGCGCTGGTGCCCTCCCTGCCCGGCGGCCCGCGCCGCCTCACCGCCGCGCTGGTCGCCGAAATCGGCGGCGTCGAGGCCGCCTTCAACGCCCTGTGGCCCGAAATGGCCAAATTTGACCACAACAACGACCACGACCTCCGCGCCCGGCTCTCCGCCGAAATCCACGCCCTGGTCCGCCTGGGCGCGCAGCCCGGCGACCGGGTCCGCCTGCTCCACTCGGACACGGACGACGGCGAGGTCTGCGCGCGCCTCGTCCAGGCCTATCTCAAGCGCCGCATGAACCTTGACGACACCGGACTTGACCGGGTTGCGGGGTTGCAGGTGGACAACGCCGCCCTGTTCCGCCGCGAGGGGGTGCCCAACCTCCTGCGCGTGGTCATGGCCGAGGGCGACCGCTGCGGCTGGACCGGTCTCGTCCTCAACGCCACGGGCGGCTTCAAGGCCGCCATCCCCTACATGACCCTCGCGGGCATGTTCTTCGCCGTGGATGTCGCCTACATCTTCGACAACGGCCGCGAGCTCATCCGCGTGCCCCGGCTGCCCGTGGACTTCGACACCGCACGGCTGGCCCCCTTTCTCGCCGCACTGGACCGCATGGAGGCCGAGGGCGCCATCTCCGAGCGCGATTTCTGGGGCGCGACACCCTTTGAGGAACGCCGCCATTTTGACTGCCTCATCGAGACCGACGGCTCCGGACTGGCCACCCTCTCCGCCGTGGGCATCCTCGTGCGCGAGCGCCTCGCCGCGCGAAACCCGAACACCCCCCTGCGGCTCTACCTCAGCCTAAAAGCCTGGGACGACTTCCAGCGCGCCCCGCGCGACTGGAACACCGCCGCATTTCTGCGGCAGATAAAGTCACGCGCCGTCATGGACCGCTTCGCCCACCGCCTCGCAGACGGCTCCCTCTGGCTCAAACCCGGCAACACCTCCGACCGCTACCGCGTGGAACAGGAGGGCGACCGCCTGCTGGTCTACCGCATCATGGCCCATGACGAGTACGAAAAGATGAACGGCGCACCATGGTCCCGGGCGGCCCATGAACCCTTTATCCGGTTCGACATCTCTGAATAG